The Acidaminococcus fermentans DSM 20731 sequence AAGGATCCAGTGCCTTTCCTTCGTAGGTGTCCGGATCGATGGAGGCCAGGACCACATCATTGAACTTGAAGGGGCTGGCGGTACTCAGCACGATGCTGTAGGTTTCGTCCCCGGTCATCAGCCGGTACTTTTCCATGGCCTTGTAGGCCACCGCCGTATGGGGATCCATCACATAGCCATAGTTGTTGTACACATCCCCGATGGTTTCCCGGGTTTCCACTTCGTCCACCCAGGTGCCGAAGAAATCCTTCAAAATCTTGTTCTGGAGTTCCGTGCCGATCTTGTATTCGCCCTTTTCGTTCAGTTCCTTCATCCATTCCGCCACCTGGACTGCATTATGGTCGGTTTCTTCGAACAACAGCCGTTCCAGGTTGCTGGAAACCAGGATATCCATGGAGGGAGAAATGGTCTTGTGGAACGGACGCTTCCGGTTGTAGACCCCGGTATTGATGAAGTCCGTCAGCACATTGTTGCTGTTGGAAGCACAGATGAACTTGTTCACCGGCAGCCCCATCAGTTTGGCATAGAACCCGGCCAGGATGTCCCCGAAGTTCCCGGTGGGCACGGCAAAGTTCACAGGGGCCCCGTTTTCGATCCGGCCACTGTTCACCGCATCCGCATAGGCACTGAAATAGTACACGATCTGGGGCACCAGCCGTCCCCAGTTGATGGAGTTGGCCGAAGAGAAGGCACAGCCGTGGGCCTGGAGTTCTTCCGCCAGAGGCCGGCTGCCGAACAGAATCTTCACCCCGGTCTGGGCATCGTCGAAGTTCCCTTCCACGGCCACGGCATGGACATTGGCTCCCCGCTGGGTCACCATCTGGAGTTTCTGGATGTCGCTGACCCCCTCCTGGGGATAGAACACGATGACCTCCGTTTCCGGCACATCGGCGAACCCAGCCATGGCCGCTTTCCCGGTATCCCCGGAAGTGGCCACCAGGATCACCAGTTTTTTCTGTTCCCCGGTCTTCTGGACCGCCTTGGTCAGGAACAGAGGCAGAATCTGCAGGGCCATGTCTTTAAACGCACAAGTGGGGCCATGCCACAGTTCCAGTACGTCC is a genomic window containing:
- the thrC gene encoding threonine synthase; this encodes MLYISTRGKTDMVSSAHAISNGLAADGGLFVPKEFPPISLAEIDAMREAPYSARALTVLARFLTDYSEDELKNCVETAYSKERFGDFPAPLHLLKDNLDVLELWHGPTCAFKDMALQILPLFLTKAVQKTGEQKKLVILVATSGDTGKAAMAGFADVPETEVIVFYPQEGVSDIQKLQMVTQRGANVHAVAVEGNFDDAQTGVKILFGSRPLAEELQAHGCAFSSANSINWGRLVPQIVYYFSAYADAVNSGRIENGAPVNFAVPTGNFGDILAGFYAKLMGLPVNKFICASNSNNVLTDFINTGVYNRKRPFHKTISPSMDILVSSNLERLLFEETDHNAVQVAEWMKELNEKGEYKIGTELQNKILKDFFGTWVDEVETRETIGDVYNNYGYVMDPHTAVAYKAMEKYRLMTGDETYSIVLSTASPFKFNDVVLASIDPDTYEGKALDPFVAMDDLSRLAKMPIPAGMQELSKLQKRQSDVVDKTRMEAEVKKLLGLE